Proteins encoded together in one Onychomys torridus chromosome 1, mOncTor1.1, whole genome shotgun sequence window:
- the LOC118578093 gene encoding uncharacterized protein LOC118578093 — protein MTKLEKLTLQLQIITYELIELYEILAIYTDKDLQNRLNSFEMLKKEHKQMMLDLQKLPMEISDGVNKVKQLIEENVSYSYLHSQALQDCTQLKENVHVLRLKNRLLWEEQIELQESCEELKRCLMEAYEMIFDPSAEQQQDQEHLDERPKDLLKQKELVTQQEDLADKLQHHFNVSEMSPPKEKKVSKMSLRHRKPDPRITENPDIQQQVAPVKCTTTWREEMYACLIRRKDLQKTSESSLSQLPRNTSLKKKKNVVAQA, from the exons ATGACAAAGTTGGAGAAACTTACCCTTCAGCTACAGATTATAACATATGAGCTAATTGAACTGTATGAAATCCTGGCCATTTATACTGACAAGGATTTGCAGAACAGGCTGAATTCTTTTGAGATGCTGAAAAAGGAGCATAAGCAGATGATGTTGGACTTGCAGAAATTGCCCATGGAGATCAGTGATGGTGTGAACAAGGTCAAACAGCTGATTGAGGAGAATGTATCCTACAGTTACCTACACAGCCAGGCCCTCCAAGATTGTACTCAGCTGAAGGAGAATGTACATGTGTTGAGACTGAAAAACAGACTGCTGTGGGAGGAGCAGATTGAACTGCAGGAGTCCTGTGAGGAGCTGAAGAGGTGCTTGATGGAAGCCTATGAGATGATCTTTGACCCCTCTGCTGAGCAGCAGCAGGACCAAGAGCACCTGGATGAAAGACCGAAGGATctgctgaagcagaaggaacTGGTCACCCAGCAAGAGGACTTGGCAGACAAGCTCCAACATCACTTCAATGTCTCTGAGATGAG TCCtcctaaagaaaagaaagtttcaaaAATGAGCTTAAGACACAGAAAACCTGATCCAAGAATTACTGAGAACCCTGACATTCAACAGCAAGTGGCCCCTGTGAAGTGTACTACAACATGGAGGGAAGAGATGTATGCA TGCCTGATCCGGAGAAAGGATTTACAGAAGACATCTGAGTCATCTTTGAG